One Aptenodytes patagonicus chromosome 7, bAptPat1.pri.cur, whole genome shotgun sequence genomic window, CATACAGCATTCTCAGTTTAATCAAGACGCTTTTGGGGGCAGCTTCTTCACTGACCTAAACCAAGAATTTCAGCAGCTGATCTGAAAGTGTTGTGGGTTAAGTCACTTTAGCATGATGAGTGCTAACAGCTGGtcaaggaaacaaagcagaaataaaatgtccCATTTAATCAATCTTAGCAATTGAAGGATAGCAGTACTTTTTCACTAGAAACAGCAGAGGttgaaagattatttttgcaGACGCATCAATTGTTTGAATGTAGTCAACCCTATACTCCACATGCTCTGTCCAAATTTTGGAAGAAGCTTGGTGGGATTGTTATGGTGGTGAGTTATTCAGCATGTTACATATGCAGTCTCAGCATGAGATTCCTTTCTCACAGACACTTTGAAAAAGTGTTCCACAGTAAACAAGtgctcttatttttctgtaagtaAATGCAAACAGTGAATTCAGCGTAGCTTCTGGCATAAACCTGTTCTGTAAAACTAAAGGCTGTGTGGAACTTGCTCTGTGGATATAGCTGGAAAATTTCCTCATACTGCAGGACTGCTGAATGGgtcaaaaatgtatttacttttttagttgccagtttaaccccttcatAGTTATTTCAAGTCATCTGTACTGTTAAGAAATAGGTATTGTTAGACTGACTCCAAAATAGTTGTAGTATTTGTATTCTTACAAATGTACATACCAAAACACTGCATAATTAATTACCctcttttatgtgtgtgtgtggggggaagtgCTACTGCAAGTAAGGTTAAAGTGATTTGCAGTACTTATGTCACAAGTTTGTTTTCCGTTTCATgctcattttcattgttttgtggTATGCAAATGCATCTCTgcaatgcattaaaaatgtatgcAAAGTGTTTGGAGGCAAATGGTGTTGCATAATTGAATGTACAGATGTGTTATAATAGAGGAATAAATTCAATTAATAAACAGGAATAAAAgttacggatttttttttttttttaagaaaagcatatttATATCCTTAAGTTACTCAGATTGTAGACTCTGTAATAAATTGTGCTCTGAATAATCAATTCTTTATTGTAGATCATCATTTTGGAGGATTCCAGCACTGAGATTTCTGGAGTCTGCTGTGCCTAGACATAATGAGTTCATCACTGGTTGCTTATGATGATTCAGACTCTGAGGCAGAAGCTGAAAAGGCTGAAGTCCCCAATACTTCCAGCAGACAAAAAAGCCTTCCAAGTTCTTCTGTGGATCATGTTCAGTACTCTGCACCTGGTAGTTTGGGTACAAAATCTACATATGAAATGCAGCCTCCTGAGAACACTGACAGTTCTGGCACAGGCACTGTTTGTGAAGATCCCCCTGAGCATTATGCACAGAATAATAACACTGATTTGACATCTCCTTGTAGGAGAGCATACTCTGGCCATACTGCATTATGTATGTCCTACAAAAACTATGAACAGACATCAAGCTCTTCAACAAACTCTGGAAATGGCGTTTCCCAGAAGAGAACACATAAAGACAGTACTACTGCCATAAAAGGAATTAGACCATATATCCCTAAAAGATTGCGTCAAGACAATTCTAGTATGCCTGAAAGAAAAGAATCTGATCAGAGAGATAGCTCAGATTGTGATGTTAAGGTAGGCAtatcaggagagcagacttcgagAAAGGTCTCTGAATTAATTAAGCCATATTTGGGATCCAAATATACATTAACTGAAGTCCCCAAAAGCTTAATATTTCCCATGTCTAAACACAGCGGCCCTGTTAATGAAATCCAGTGGTGTCCTGTACGAGAACAAAGTCACATGCTTCTCTCGGCTTCTATGGACAAAACAGTCAAGGTAATGTAAAACAAGATGCTTTGCAGACCAATCATCaaacttaaaaatactgtattaaataaTGATCTTCTGGGAATAGCATCCTTGCTTGTGTGTGTTTAACAGTTCCAATGTATTCAGAATTCGAGGAGATGCTTTGAAGTACAAGACCCTATTATGAACTTGCAGCCTAATCCTTCACTATACCTACAGTCAGTTCCATTATTTTTGgaatgtggatttttttgtatTAGGTCAATGTTTTATATCTTAAGAATTTAGATTTCTACTAAGTCATTTCTCATAATCTGTATTAATGTTAGGTTTTCATTATTTCCTACTTTAATGTCACAACGGCCATAAGCGCTATGGTCTGGATACAGGTTCTGCCTTAAGTCCTTGAACAGCTGACTGCCAACACTGGAATAATATTTTGAGCAACTTTACCTTTCTGACAGGCCTAAGTGACTACTGCTGGAGGAGGTATGTCAGgtcacatggatttttttcacctGAACTAGTGTGGCAGGTCTTGCATCCCAGAAAGGTGTCCTGTCATGATCTAAGGAGTGTTCCCACTGTGTTTCAAGGGTTAATTGCTCAATACTTATGTTATTTTCCTTCTAGCTTTAGTGAATTTGGCTTCAGTTCTTTGTTTGTTAATTTAGTCAGTCCAAtgagtcttatttttttttaacaatgggtaataaaaatattttatgtggaTGCTTTCCCAGATGTAGGGCTAATGCCACCTCTGGGTTCAAATAATAGTCTTCTGCAGTGGGTTTACACAGGAACATAGTTTTGATAAGAGTGCACAGAAAGTGTCCTTTTTGGTGGAAAGCGTGCTTTACTGTATTTAACACGTATTTAACACAGCAGGTACAATTGTTTTAAAACTTGGTTCTAAAATTTAGGGCTTTAAGTAAATCTTACTAAGTAAAGAGGCAAGAACAACACCCTTTGTATCAGCATACTTCTAAAACCAAAGGAGAGGAGGGAACTTTAAAACTTAATTTGAATTCTGATTTCATGTaggagaaaatattcttaaattctCTTATTAAAATTGAGGTGTGTTGGgcgtgtttgttttggttttgttttttttttaactcttttgcTGTCTAATTTGTAGTGGAGAATTGAGTTTCATTTAGTTTGGCTTTTGTATGACTCTTCTTATCTTagaattttgttttttgttctttcctttcctctttccccagttTTGCCATGGGGCCCTGTGAAATATGTGCTGGCTTTGCATCTTTGAAGCAGCAATGTTCTTGAATCTTGGACAgagtttttgcctttttctcctaATGTCTGTTAAAGCACTGGTGCTCACAGAAGAGAAAACCCCAGATCTATAGCATGAATAAAATGTACTCCTCTCAGTTGCTTATCTTTTATTCTCTTAAGTTATAATAACTTCACTGGTTCTGTAGTCAGCATAACCTATCACACCATCAAAGTCTGAATACTTTGAACTGTGGGTAGTTCCTCCTTCATCTTCTTTCCCAAGCTTTTTCTACATCTTTGTCTTAAAGattaaatggaggaaaaaagtacctttgtttttctttgcaagtgTTCTTTAATATATTGAATAAGTTAAGTCTTGGCTGCTACTTGAAGAACAGATGTAGAAGGAAAAGACTAAGGTATGCAAAAAGTGCTGATGGATGTTCTTGGTAAGCAGCAATTTAAATTTGGATTGTACAAAACTATATGCACCTCTGACTTCAATATGTCTGAATTTGACTTTTTGTCTTAAACTGTCACACCATATACTCAATGTTCGTTTACTATCCCAGAGCCCCATTTTACTGATGAGTGAAACTATGGATGTGTTAAATTTGGTAAAACAATCTAAAATAAAAGTTGTTCTTGCAatgtaaaattattaaaaaatggaaataatagcCTGTCTGTTTTGCCTTCTAAGCAGAAAGAAAGATAGCTTTCTTTTCTAAAGCAGTGTTACCACCCCTGATTGGAAGCAATCTTTAACAATAAAGCTGGCTTTTGAAGAAACCTTATTGCTTTCGGTGCCCCAAACCGTGAAAATTCAATGTAAATAGAGTATGTTAATGTTGGCAACACTTCAGAGCATGCGAGTCTAAAACGTTAATAAAGTAGTAATATAACTGTTACAAAGTATATTAAAACAGACTTCTGTATTTTGGAAGGTAGCCTGTAGAGAAATGCCTGTGAATGCTTCCTGCTGTTATTTCTTAATGAAAGTGAAGCCTGTGACGGTATGAGCAGTAGCATCTTTAGTTTGCACCTTTACACAAGTACCTTTCAGGCCAGTAGAGGGCACGGTTAGATTAACTATCGACTTGATGTTATGAAACTAATTTCACTAACTTTCTAGGGTCACGAGCCCATAAATCTCTAATTACTATGACAGCGGTAGTTTATCTTCTGGGGATTTTTTGGCTGTCTACTGTTGCCTGAAGTTCTCCATTTTCTGGTGTAAGCATAAAACAATTGATTGAAAGTgcagatgtactttttttttttcccccctgattctGTACCTTCCCACggtttactttttttgttgttttcttccaaaaacaCCTGCTTGGAATTGCTAGTTTAAATTCAGGCAGTGGAAGCATGTTCTCTTTCCCTTTAATGGGAATATGCAGGCACTCAGGATGTTTGCACTATTTACTTTGAACATCTGATTCAGATAAAACTCAAAGCACAGTTAGAAGCCTAAAATCCCTGTATGATCACAGAGAGTAGGCAATCTAGAGCCTCAAAACTCTGTACTTTCAGTTAGTCATATGAATAACTGTGACTGAATATTTTTATGTGTAAATATCTTGCATTCAGTCCTTACATTCAGCCTATGCATTAAGACATTTATCTTTTGAAGAGTCTAGTATTAGTGGAGATTTCTCAGAACTGAGAGTTCTGTCTAAGCAGATCTGACTGACTGTGGTAGTTTACGTTGTGCTTAAATCAAAAGATCTATAGTTGTATGCAATTTTTGTAGTATTTAGCCAAACAGTTTTGCATCTTTTACCTGTTCTTAtgtgcttaaatattttcctctcaAATTTTTCCTCACGAACTAAGAATTTCCCTTTCTGggaagggattttcttttttttttgcatggagaaggaagaaatactTGGTTTAGTTATCTTCATTTAGTGACCTTAATTTCTTTATTCCCATCTAAATGACTATGACTAAATCGTCCATATCACACAGGGATATAtctaaaatgtgtatatatagaacTGATTATGTGGTTTCTTACTTTTTAGGTGTGTGTATGTATCCTGTTTAAATCAGGGGAAAAGAACAGTCTTCCTTTTATGTTCTCCCAGATTAACCAACGTGCACTTTACCATCTTCTTTATGGATCAGTGTGAGtcatattaaaatgtttgcaaaaaatgAGTAGATGTTTTCAGTTTGTGTTGCCTGAAGAACAGCCTAGTGTCAGGAAAGATTATCTGAAGCAGTTTGTACAAATATCTTGCATGTTTAGGAAGGAATGCACCATCCCAGAGGAtttaatctttttcattaaaagtatttgctctttatttttttgtatatggctgcatttaaaaaaaaccaaacagttatCAAGTGgtacacttgaaaaaaatcagttatcagCTCAGGGGTGTAATTCTCTAGAGTAACACTTCTACCAGCAGATGGGGCTCCTCAGCATCTTAGAAAGGGATGGTAACTCAACTGTGCCTCTAAAGACTGGAAGACTTTAACGTTTGCCTCCATGTTTTGCGTTGAAAGACCAGAATAAAGTTTATATGTGTTGCAAAACGTATAAGAAAACTTCATAGAGACCTGAAAGTAAGATAGAACCTCATATGGGAAGTGATACATATTGCAGGTTAATTACCAACAGTTCTTCAAATCTGGAGCATTAATAGAAGAATATTTCATGCTACATTTTAAATTTGTAAGGaatgggggggggcggggcggggcaggagGGAAGCTTAGATTTAGGCTTAGGCAAGTCTTTTACCCTCTATTTTCTTAGGATTTTGAGCTTTGAAAGGGGAAGCTGATAGTACTTCCAGCCTAGGTAGCTGGAGAAAGGGGCGGGAAACCTGATTCAAGTACTGTTGGGAGCTCTTACTGTGGCAGTGCTGCTCTTCACTACTACATTCTAACTGTATTATCAGTGGCTTAAGTATGTATTTTAAGGATTGTTAAACATGATTGTCTGGACtgattaaatttgttttctttggataACACTTCTTCTCTACCTTCTGTTTGAATAGCTGCTGCCATTTTTGGTTTTGACTACTTAAACACCGAAATAGTGTTTGTGATTTTAATATCTCATCTAGTATATTTTGCATAGATTTTGAGACTCAGCACCATTATTAAAGGTGCCTTGTTTCTGTAGTGTGGATATTCAACACTTTCTGAACATCAGAGCTTGTTTAGGTACTTCTGGTTTGGAACCCCAAATACAGAATCCAAAATCACAGGTTACCATTGAATACAGCTGTTTACCTTAGGTAGCAGGGTAGATAAAAGGTTATCTCTTGAAAGACATGTTTACCAATTGCAGAAACCACTATACATACAGCATTCACATTGTTAGTGTCTTTTATTTGGAATTGCATAGAGCCACAGAGTTGTAAACATTTTCACTAGTTACTTATGCTGGACTTAGCTTTTTAACAATTGTTCATAACTTCAAGCCTCCCATACCATTATTCTGTATTTCCTATTTTGTCTTAAAATTAACTCAAGGTAAGGTCTTTATATAATCATCTGTAAACTTTTAATTCTGTGTTCCTGGTTTTCTATTTAGAGCATCACAGCAGGTATTCTATTTGTTGCAAAGTACTTCTTAATTTTCAGCACTTTCACCCTCCGTTGATGAACAGGATCAAGGAAGAAAAGTACTGTGATTCTTCAGTATGCAAAATGTTTATTAATAGCACTTTGATGGGATGACTTGTATTGTAACACATTGTTGGAagtttttcttaagcattttgtTCCCTACTTGCCTAGTTGAACTGTATCTCCATTTAGTCACAGCTGAATCTATACAAGGAAAGTAGAAGTTTTAAATTTAGTTTAATAATGTCAGCCTGTTGAACAGAGGTGTTGCCTACTTCTCATGATTAAGAACACAAGAACAGCCATACTGGTTCAAACCAAGGCTCTGTCTAGTCCAGTGGTCAGTCTCTAGTAGGGTCCATAAGTAGATGCCTAGAGCAAAAGAACAAGTCAAAGGTTTATGTGCCTAAGTCCTTCTGGTCTCTGCTTGTTTGCAAGTCAGGGGGTTTCTGAGCTCCAAAGTAGTTCATCTTTGTAACTTGCTACCTCAAGAGATCTCTTCCAGATACTTCTCCAGTCTTACGATCTCGTGATCGTTAGATCTAGAGTGGTATATTACTCATACTGGTCAAATTTAATGTACAGATTTTGCTTCCTAGAGTGTATCAAGTACTacaagaaataccatttttattcatattttcaaaaccttttattcttttgtgGTTGTGTGTTCATTAGGAGAAAGATAGCATAGTAGTATATTCCAGGAATTTGTTATTCTTGATCCTGTTGTATCGGACTGAAAGCGATGGAACATGATAGCCTCCATTCATCTGTATAATGTGTGTAGCACTGATGGTAGCAATACAGATTTCCTAGATACTGCCGTTACCCTGCCTCAGAGTAACAAACTCTAACGTTCCTGTTTTCAACCATTCTGCACACAATTCACTTGAAATAGGCAGTGTTTCTTGTTGTTCTGTCACATGCATGTCTGTTTATGAAGGAATGAATTTAAGCTGCCAGCATATTTCCTATGAACTCATGTGTAGCCATCAGATGACTAGAGCCCTGTCACTGCTAAGCTAGATTCAAACTATTCACTAAGCAGTATTAGGTATCGTGCTGCTAATACCCCAGGTATTGCAATTTttagattcatttttaaaatctaattgtGGCAATGCTCCTTTAACTGTAGCTGATGCATAAGATGAGAATTGTGGAGTCATCCTATTTAATACATATATTCGACTTTAATTGAAACGGTTTAAAAAAACTCTCTCTGGTAcacttttaatacttttttaaaataacaagaagtTCTCCCCATTATCTTGGAAGTGGCAAGGAAACGCTCATATTCTGGAGATTGTGTGCTGCTTACCTAGACGTGTGAAAAAAGCATTGTCGTTTTCTCATTGAAGAGGCTATTGTTGAAGAAGCTACTACATAGGCTATTCTGAAATACTGAAGCTGGCTTTTCTTTATGATGGCTTGTTCTGACTTTCTTCCCTTGTCTATTTAGAACaatgtgtattttttccaaggACTTTAAGCTTGCTGATTATTAAGATGGAAGTACACTTATTATTTGATAGATATATGCATAGTAATACCAGTTTCCTGAGTGCTGAAAGGGCTTTGTATACCTTGATCTTTTtctaacaaaattatttcatacacTTCAATGAAAAGTATTCTCCATAATgcttattttgtaagaaaaggaaTATCATGTGGGAAGGAATGTGCTTGACCATCAATGAAAGCTTCTGACTGTGCTTATGCCTAGATGATAATACAGGTCAGGATGTAATAGCTAGCTCTCACACAATTGTTCTGCAAAAGCCATTAATGCAAGTCAGCAAGGTGGTGGATTTTGGTCTCTTCATCCCAAAGGTATGTGTGGGTAAGGGTTGTTCCACATTTGGTATGTTAATACCTAGATTTATTTAGAGATCACTGTTACAtagagatgtatttttttaaattattttcttgtttccagCAATGCTGTTGTCAAGGAAACAGAAATCCTTGTAATGCCTTTGTTCACTTTCTCAGAATCCAGAGCTGGAGATGACTTGTCTAATTTTTATTATGTTCTTAGTAGTTGACACACTCTTGTgcctcaaaggatttttttcaaaggagtATGTTTCTTTGAGTATAAATAGCACCATTCTGATCTCTATGCTGTTTGATAGAccgtgttttctttccttcttcactAACAAGAACTAAATTCAGTGCTGCTTTGGATTAGAATTTATCTTAACACTTGTGtgaaaactgacatttaaaaaaaaagggggcaaaaatGCAGTGAACCTCTCAGCTTCTGGGTTAGGTTTTCAGTTCTGTAAAGGCATTAGTTTTTCTTTACACTTTGAAATGTCTCCTGAATTAGGATCTCCTTAAAGAATACTAGAGTAGTACCCTAAGTAGTCTTGCAAAGCATTTTTGACTGCTTTATGGCCATGTTAGAGGATGTGGCTATGGGGGAGAAGAGCGGGAGAAGATGGATATTTCATGGCACAGCTAATATGCTTGTGTTTCCCCCCAAAATTGggaattatttaaagaaaaattcagaaaataaagttcTTCCAAGAGCAGTAGAGTTAATGGAGACTGGCTGTCTCTTGAGGCTGGCTGGCTGTAGATCCTCTTcaatttctctctccctctgggCTTCTGCAGTGTCTTTCCCTTTTATTCAGCTGCTTATCTTGATTAAGTCTTGAGGGAAACATACCGAGACCTCTGTGAAATTTGGTTGACATTGACCAATAGGTGCAAAGTGGCCACAGGTGAGATGCATGGGGGACATGGCTGTTGTGACAGTGTTATttcacaaatctttttttctgcagaaatccAAAAGGATGGAGAGTGACTTTTGCATATCCTTAAATccttgggcccctcactacaagaaggacattgaggtgctggagtgtgtccagagaagggcaacgaggctggtgaagggtctggagaacaagtcttctgaggagcggctgagggaactggggttgtttagcctggagaaaaggaggctgaggggagacctcatcgctctctacaactccctgaaaggaggttgtagcgaggtgggtgttggtctcttctcccaagtaactagcgataggacaagaggaaatggcctcaagttgcgccaggggaggtttagattggacaggaggaaaaatttctttcctgaaagagtggttaaacattggaagaggctgcccagggaagtggtggagtccccatccctggaggtatttaaaagtcgtgtagatgaggcgcttagggacatggtttagtgggcatggtggtgttgggtcgatggttggacttgatgatcttagaggtcttttccaaccttaatgattctattctataaaaATGATGTGGAAGAAAGGATTCTGTTTCCTCATGTTACCTAAAAAGAGTTTTGGTTACTTGTGTCATTACTTACAGAAATATCAAGAATATTAAGTGTTTATCTGACTTTTTTCTTAGAAACCCACCTGTCCTGGATGGCTGAGATCGGCAGTTCCTTTCTACTGAGAACTCTTCCAGCTGTTTACTAAGTGTCTCTGAAGTAGCCTGTA contains:
- the WDR25 gene encoding WD repeat-containing protein 25 isoform X2, with protein sequence MSSSLVAYDDSDSEAEAEKAEVPNTSSRQKSLPSSSVDHVQYSAPGSLGTKSTYEMQPPENTDSSGTGTVCEDPPEHYAQNNNTDLTSPCRRAYSGHTALCMSYKNYEQTSSSSTNSGNGVSQKRTHKDSTTAIKGIRPYIPKRLRQDNSSMPERKESDQRDSSDCDVKVGISGEQTSRKVSELIKPYLGSKYTLTEVPKSLIFPMSKHSGPVNEIQWCPVREQSHMLLSASMDKTVKVWDAVDTGCCLKTYSCHSCAVRAARWSSCGRRILSGGFDSMLHLTDVETGKQIFSSKNEFRISALKFHPTESNIFICGGFSPEVKAWDIRTSKERYTCPSLTLHPKESMFVAQTNGNYMALFSAQRPYRINKKKRYEGHKVEGFAVGCEFSPDGTLLVTGSSDGKVFFYNYHTARIIRTLSAHKEACVSAIFHPVLPSLLATCDWAGEIKIWQ